A single genomic interval of Macaca nemestrina isolate mMacNem1 chromosome 14, mMacNem.hap1, whole genome shotgun sequence harbors:
- the LOC105471997 gene encoding large ribosomal subunit protein mL41 has protein sequence MGVLAAAARCLVRGADRMSQWTSKRGPRSFRGRKGRGAKGIGFLTSGYRFVQIKEMVPEFVVPDLTGFKLKPYVNYRAPEGEETPLTAAQLFSEAVAPLIVQDFKDGTFDPDNLEKYGFEPTQEGKLFQLYPRNFLR, from the coding sequence ATGGGCGTCCTGGCCGCAGCGGCGCGCTGCCTGGTCCGGGGCGCGGACCGGATGAGCCAGTGGACAAGCAAGCGGGGCCCGCGCAGCTTCAGGGGCCGCAAGGGCCGGGGCGCCAAGGGCATCGGCTTCCTCACCTCGGGCTACAGATTCGTGCAGATCAAGGAGATGGTCCCGGAGTTCGTCGTCCCGGATCTGACCGGCTTCAAGCTCAAGCCCTACGTGAACTACCGCGCCCCTGAGGGCGAGGAGACGCCCCTGACGGCCGCGCAGCTGTTCAGCGAAGCTGTGGCGCCTCTCATCGTACAGGACTTCAAAGACGGTACCTTCGACCCCGACAACCTGGAAAAGTACGGCTTCGAGCCCACACAGGAGGGCAAGCTCTTCCAGCTGTACCCCAGGAACTTCCTGCGCTAG